Genomic segment of Nilaparvata lugens isolate BPH chromosome 6, ASM1435652v1, whole genome shotgun sequence:
aacgccctatactatgggataactacttatgctattgtttctctgtgaTACTGCTAAGTGATggatttgaaattaatattatgaaGACTAGACTCAAGctattttgtgtttattcaaattacaatAGCTCAATTACTCACTAGCCACGCTCAACTTCAGTTAATTTCCGAAAAGTGTTTGTAAATTTCTTTGTTTTTATAGTGGGAAtggaattcattattcatttttgattcaataatttggTAACAATgcgaaaattaatttacaaaatcatATTCCAGACTCAGAGCCTCAACTAACGGTTTCGCATGGACAAAAATATAACGGACTTCTGAATCACGATTTCTTCCTTAGAAAGAGAAGAGAGCTTCCCGAAATTCCGAATTCGGAATTTTCGTTGcatagagaaagaagagaacTAGGAAATCGTCCATCGCCTTCTCACAATATAATTCGGAAAGCGAAAAGACAAGCACAATTTCCTCCCAGTCCTGAATGGGATGGTTAtcctgatgatgatgatgagtattGAGAAGTTGAGAAGCAATACAAACGTTTTTAGTAGGGTTTCTGcagataatatgaatatatattcaTCAATCTCCTCTACATATTCTATGCAGTTTTTATTGGAGAAAcatcatcaataaacctgtttgaggataatttattgtaataatattgttttatgtaaataaagtctttattggaaaatattgtgtTGAGTGTGTCAACATGGTGACAAGTTGAGAAGCAATACAAAAGTTTTTAGTAGGGTTTCTGcagataatatgaatatatattcaTCAATCTCCTCTACATATTCTATGCAGTTTTTATTGGAGAAAcatcatcaataaacctgtttgagaataatttattgtaataatattgttttatgtaaataaagtatttattggaaaatattgtgtTGGAAATCAATGATAAGAAACATCCtttatatttttgagaattcataaatctataattatttctgGTAACTTGTGATTTAGTGTGCTTGAACCGATGTTGTTTATGATTTAATCCCATCAAATGTAATTGACAGGTTTTGTTCTAGAGGATTTAATCCAAGGTTAAATCTTTTACCGGAGACATTCACATTGGATTCAATGGAACATTAGTTTAGCAAAAGTTAACGAAGGAGTACTTGTTAAACCCTTCCAATTTTGAAGTCTCAAAA
This window contains:
- the LOC120351772 gene encoding uncharacterized protein LOC120351772 codes for the protein METSVMIVLIASLMLFSILEISAAPAIGPPTSREDHPWERAVRSIPDSEPQLTVSHGQKYNGLLNHDFFLRKRRELPEIPNSEFSLHRERRELGNRPSPSHNIIRKAKRQAQFPPSPEWDGYPDDDDEY